In one window of Ruminococcus albus AD2013 DNA:
- a CDS encoding recombinase family protein — MKDKITALYCRLSNDDDLQGESNSITNQKAMLLDYAKKNGFHNTEFYVDDGWSGTNFDRPDFQSMVRDMENRKIGTVITKDLSRLGRDYLITGQYIEMIFPDHDVRYIAINDNVDTQKSENDMMVFRNVFNDFYARDTSKKIKAVFKAKGMSGKPLSPIAPYGYKKSEHDKDQWVIDEETAPVVKKIFRLCIEGYGPMKIANILTDEKILRPTAYNELRSTGQITCEKPYRWNCKSVVGILERQEYLGKIVNFKTRQKSYKCHKTLTNPVEDRMIFENAHEPIISQQDFDVVQEIRKNRRRKQKTNQINPFSGIVYCADCGKLMYICRHSKEGKSTEHFKCGSYSYDSKVCSAHYIRTVVL, encoded by the coding sequence ATGAAAGACAAGATCACAGCATTGTATTGCCGCCTTAGCAACGACGATGACTTGCAGGGCGAGAGCAATAGCATAACAAATCAGAAAGCCATGCTTCTGGACTACGCAAAGAAGAATGGTTTCCATAACACCGAGTTCTATGTCGATGACGGCTGGTCGGGAACGAATTTCGACAGACCCGATTTTCAGAGCATGGTCAGAGATATGGAGAACAGAAAAATAGGTACGGTTATAACAAAAGACCTTTCGAGATTAGGCAGAGATTACCTAATCACGGGTCAATATATTGAAATGATATTCCCTGACCATGATGTGCGATACATTGCCATCAATGATAATGTAGATACTCAAAAGTCCGAAAATGACATGATGGTGTTCCGAAATGTTTTCAACGATTTTTACGCTAGGGACACTTCTAAGAAGATTAAGGCGGTATTCAAGGCGAAAGGTATGTCAGGTAAACCTTTGTCACCTATCGCACCATATGGGTACAAGAAGTCTGAGCATGACAAAGATCAGTGGGTGATCGATGAAGAAACCGCACCTGTTGTGAAGAAGATATTTCGTTTATGCATCGAGGGCTACGGTCCGATGAAGATCGCAAATATCCTGACAGACGAGAAGATACTTCGACCAACAGCTTATAATGAGCTGAGATCGACAGGTCAGATAACCTGCGAAAAGCCTTATCGCTGGAACTGTAAGTCGGTTGTGGGAATACTTGAAAGGCAGGAATATCTTGGCAAGATCGTGAATTTCAAGACACGCCAGAAGTCCTACAAGTGCCACAAGACGCTGACAAATCCGGTTGAAGACCGAATGATTTTCGAGAACGCCCATGAGCCGATAATCAGCCAGCAGGATTTCGACGTAGTTCAGGAGATACGCAAAAACAGAAGGCGCAAGCAGAAGACTAATCAAATAAACCCGTTTTCAGGGATAGTCTACTGTGCCGACTGCGGCAAGCTGATGTACATCTGCCGCCACTCGAAAGAGGGCAAAAGCACCGAGCATTTTAAATGCGGGAGCTATTCGTATGACAGCAAGGTATGCTCCGCGCATTACATTCGCACTGTAGTGCTCTAA
- a CDS encoding ABC transporter ATP-binding protein: MIVLKKICKKYGRKVIYDNFSLTINDGEFVAIIGASGSGKSTLLNIIGLLEPVDKGRVSIDDFTDITPQSNKAISIIRYKFNYLFQNYALIDEETVEYNLKLALRFTKGNKKELIRNALKRVGLDGYEKAKIYQLSGGEQQRVALARVILKPSKYILADEPTGSLDPNNRDIVIKTLRKLNKEDDKTVIIVTHDMYVANQCDRIINIGNE, translated from the coding sequence ATGATAGTATTAAAAAAGATATGCAAGAAATATGGCAGAAAAGTGATCTACGATAATTTCTCACTAACAATAAATGACGGCGAATTTGTTGCAATAATCGGTGCAAGCGGAAGTGGTAAAAGTACACTTCTTAATATTATAGGTCTTCTTGAGCCCGTCGATAAAGGTAGGGTGTCAATAGATGATTTCACGGATATTACTCCTCAAAGTAATAAAGCAATATCAATAATACGATATAAATTCAACTATCTTTTTCAGAATTATGCGTTGATAGACGAGGAAACCGTAGAATATAACTTGAAACTAGCCTTACGTTTTACAAAAGGAAACAAAAAAGAATTAATCAGGAATGCGCTTAAAAGGGTAGGTCTTGATGGATATGAAAAGGCGAAGATATATCAGCTCAGCGGTGGCGAACAGCAACGAGTTGCCCTAGCGAGAGTTATTCTTAAGCCTTCCAAATATATTCTGGCTGATGAACCTACCGGCTCCTTAGATCCCAATAATAGAGATATCGTAATTAAAACATTGAGAAAGCTCAATAAAGAAGACGACAAAACCGTGATAATAGTTACTCACGATATGTATGTTGCAAATCAATGTGATAGGATCATCAATATCGGAAATGAATAA
- a CDS encoding DUF4368 domain-containing protein, whose product MNSILDTVTKNEEEFVRTTIDSRNAEYLSEVKNAKKLLTKSEKRIAELDRFFTRLYEDNVSDKISDARFEVMSKNYENEQEQLRIKVAELTKFIEDKEQKCSDIHDFIELVKKIKHIDELTPKSLREMIERIIVHEPDKSSGHRTQEIEIIFRFNVVKSRLVLDGRDFDRRKKAA is encoded by the coding sequence ATGAACAGCATTCTCGACACAGTCACCAAAAACGAAGAGGAGTTCGTTCGCACAACTATTGACAGCAGAAATGCCGAATATCTGAGCGAAGTCAAGAATGCGAAAAAACTTCTTACTAAGTCTGAAAAGCGCATAGCTGAGCTGGACAGGTTTTTTACAAGGCTCTACGAGGACAATGTTTCGGACAAGATCAGCGATGCTCGATTTGAAGTGATGTCCAAGAACTACGAGAATGAGCAGGAACAGCTCAGGATCAAGGTCGCAGAGCTCACTAAGTTCATTGAGGATAAAGAGCAGAAATGCTCGGATATTCACGATTTCATCGAGCTAGTCAAGAAGATAAAGCACATCGACGAACTGACACCTAAAAGCTTGCGTGAAATGATCGAACGGATAATAGTCCATGAGCCAGACAAATCCAGCGGTCACAGGACGCAGGAGATCGAGATCATTTTCAGGTTCAATGTCGTTAAATCAAGGTTAGTCCTTGACGGCAGAGATTTCGACAGGCGCAAAAAAGCCGCATAA
- the mobQ gene encoding MobQ family relaxase, whose amino-acid sequence MKAIYHFNVKMVTRTSGGSCVASAAYIAGEKIKNERDGKIHDYRNKHEVVHKEILLPANAPPEYSSRAKLWNAAECVEKRKNSQTARSINAALPRELSREDQIDLVRQFCEQCFVSKGMCCDFAIHDKDDGNPHIHILLTTRKVNKSGFTQKERAWNVRKLLLEWRERWADWCNHKLYFVSDARVDHRSYKEQGIDRLPQIHLGVEVCAVERKGFKTDKGNKNRRIRRRNLEVEIQELEQQMRAIRAEHKQDTIDYIESNIGCKVSDAFAIHDKMPVLEQYEKYLQERGVPCEFIFYNKDKYELFIPKSEKEKAIGLLTQFRKQNP is encoded by the coding sequence ATAAAAGCAATATATCATTTCAACGTCAAAATGGTCACTAGAACGAGTGGCGGAAGTTGTGTAGCTAGTGCCGCGTACATCGCAGGTGAAAAGATCAAGAATGAGCGTGACGGTAAGATCCACGACTACCGTAATAAGCATGAAGTTGTCCATAAGGAGATATTGCTACCTGCAAATGCGCCACCCGAATACAGCAGCAGAGCCAAACTATGGAATGCTGCCGAGTGTGTCGAAAAGCGCAAGAATTCCCAAACCGCCCGGAGTATCAATGCGGCATTACCGAGGGAGCTGTCGAGAGAAGACCAGATTGATTTGGTCAGACAGTTCTGCGAGCAGTGTTTTGTCAGCAAGGGAATGTGCTGTGATTTTGCTATTCATGATAAGGACGATGGAAATCCCCACATCCATATTTTGCTGACGACGCGAAAGGTCAACAAATCTGGTTTCACCCAAAAGGAACGAGCGTGGAATGTCCGAAAGCTTTTGTTGGAGTGGCGGGAGCGTTGGGCGGATTGGTGTAACCACAAATTATATTTCGTTTCGGATGCTCGTGTCGATCATCGAAGCTACAAGGAGCAAGGAATTGACCGCCTACCGCAGATACATCTGGGTGTCGAGGTCTGCGCTGTTGAGCGAAAGGGCTTCAAGACCGACAAGGGAAATAAGAACAGAAGAATCAGGCGGCGCAATCTTGAAGTCGAGATTCAAGAGCTTGAACAGCAAATGCGGGCTATTCGTGCAGAACATAAGCAGGATACTATTGACTATATCGAATCCAATATCGGCTGCAAGGTGTCTGATGCTTTCGCAATACATGACAAAATGCCTGTGCTGGAACAATATGAGAAATACTTGCAGGAGCGAGGTGTGCCGTGTGAGTTTATTTTCTACAATAAGGACAAGTACGAATTGTTCATACCGAAGTCCGAAAAGGAAAAAGCTATTGGTCTGCTTACCCAGTTTCGGAAACAGAACCCTTAA
- a CDS encoding transposon-encoded TnpW family protein: MKTTFTKEEQKNPSYELNLVREYKIGHTTYIVKTYFDLECGESLEDLLQRLVTKEICKAMSS; encoded by the coding sequence TTGAAAACAACATTTACAAAAGAAGAACAGAAGAACCCGAGCTACGAGCTGAATTTGGTGCGAGAGTACAAGATCGGTCACACGACCTACATCGTCAAGACCTACTTCGATCTTGAATGCGGAGAATCACTGGAAGATCTGCTCCAGCGTTTGGTAACAAAAGAGATATGCAAAGCGATGTCGTCTTAA